GCGGAAGGGTGGCGCTCGGCGAGGGAGCGGGGTGACGGGGGAGGGGGTCGCAGCGGTAGCGTGTGCATCCGTGAGTCTCGCCTCGCCGATGCCCCTGGCCGCCATCCCCAGCCCGAGCACCGCCGTGTGGCAGCTCGGCCCGATCCCGATCCGGGCGTACGCGCTGTGCATCATCGCCGGCATCGTGGTGGCCTGCTGGGTCACCGAACGGCGCATGCGTAACCGCGGCGTCGCCCCCGGCGCGGTGCTCGACATCGCCCTCTGGGCGGTGCCGGCCGGCATCATCGGCGCCCGGATCTACCACGTGATCACGTCGCCGGCGGCGTACTTCGGCACCGGTGGGGATCCGATCAAGATCTTCTACATCCACGAGGGTGGGCTCGGCGTCTGGGGTGCGATCGCCGGTGGCGCGGTCGGCGCCTGGATCGCCGCCCGGCAGCTGGGCATCCCGCTCTCCGTGGTCGCCGACGCGCTGGCGCCGGGCCTGCCGCTGGCCCAGGCGATCGGCCGGCTGGGCAACTGGTTCAACAACGAGCTCTACGGCGGCCTGACCGACCTGCCCTGGGGGCTGGAGATCCACCGGATGGACGGCGGGCAGGCGCTGCGCGACGAGGCCGGCCAGCCGATCCTGGAGCAGGGGCTCTACCACCCGACCTTCGCCTACGAGGCGCTGTGGTGCGTCGGGGTCGCCGCGCTGGTCTACGTCGTCGATCGCCGGCTGCGGCTCGGGCGCGGTCGGGCGTTCGCGCTCTACGTGATGGGCTACACCGCCGGCCGGTTCTGGATCGAGATGATGCGCACCGACGACGCCAACACGATCCTCGGCGTACGCCTCAACGTCTGGACCGCGGCGCTGGTCTTCCTGGGCGGGCTGATCTACTTCCTGCGGGTCCGCGGGCCACGGGAGTACCTGATCCCGATCGGCCTGCCGGCCGCCGCCGCCACCGCGCCGCCGGCCGCCTCCGACGTCTCCCAGGTGGACCTGTCGGCGCAGCAGGCCAGCACCGAGCCGGCCGCGCCCGAGGGCTACCGGGTGGTCAGCGAGGAGCAGTTCCGGCACTGGCGCGAGACGGGTGAGGCGCCGCCCGAGGCGGCCGACGGTGACGCGGCGGAGCCCGCGGCGCGGCCCCGATCCGCCGATCGCGACACCTGAGACGAGGGCGACGCCATGCGGACCGCGGTGGTGGTCGGCGGCGGGCTCGGCGGCCTGGCGGTCTCCGGTGCGCTCGCCCGTTCCGGCTGGCAGGTCACCCTCCTGGAGCGGGCCGACCGGATCCGCCCGGAGCCGACCGCCGTGGTGCTCTGGCCCAACGGGGTCCGCGCGCTGCGCACCCTGGGCCTCGGTGCCGGTCTGGACGCCATCGCCACCCCGCTGCCCGACGGCGGCGTGCGCCGGCCCGACGGGCACTGGCTGGTGCAGCCCCGGCAGACGCCGACCGAGCGCCTTCCGGTGGTGGTGCACCGGGAGGATCTGCACGACGCGTTGATCGCGGGCCTGGGTGAGCGGGTCGAGCTGCGCACCGGGGTGACCGTGCGAACGGTACGCGCCGCCGCCGGGGAGCGTCCCGCGGTCGGCGACGGCCGGCACACGTACGAGGCGGACCTGGTCGTCGCGGCCGACGGCACGGAGAGCGTGATCCGCCGTCAGCTCGCCCCCGAGGCGGGCGTGGTCAGCTCCGGGTCCGCCGCCTGGCGGGCGGTCATCCCCTGGTACCGCGCGCCGAGCCTGCCCGACTCCGTCGGCGGTGAGATCCTCGGCGCCGGCTACCGCTTCGTGGCCGCCTCGCTGGGCGATCGTGGCTCCTCCGGCGCCTCCAGCCGGGGCGGCATCTACTGGACGGCCACCGCCGCCGGTGCGCCCCGACCCGAGCCGCCGGAGACCCAGCTGGCGCTGCTGCGGCGGTGGTACGCCGGCTGGCCCGCCCCGGTCGACGAGCTGCTGGCCGCGACCGATCCGGCCGACCTGGTGCAGCGGGAGATCCGCGAGCTGCGTCCGCTGCCCCGGGCGTACGGCTTCCCGGCCGGCCCGGGCGGGGTGGTGCTGCTCGGCGATGCCGCCCACGCCATGCCGCCGCACCTCGGGCAGGGCGCCTGCCTCGCCTTCGAGGACGCGGCCACGCTCGCCGGGCTGCTGCGCGCGTCGACGCTGCCGGACGCGGTGGTGGCGTACGACCGGGCGCGGCGCCCCCGGGTGGCGGCCGTGGTCCGGCAGACCCGGCGGATGTCGGCGGTGTTGCAGACCCGGGGCCGGCTCGGGCTGCGCGCCCGCGACGCGGTGCTCGGCACCGTCACCCCCCGCCTGCTCGGCAGCGCGGCCGCGATCGCCGCCCAGTGGCGCCCGCCGACCTGACCGGGTTGACGGGCGAGGGGCGCGGCGAGCGGGCGTTCGTCGTAAACCCCGGGTTCGGGCCGGGAACGGGTGGCGGCGTGGTACGAGTGCGGGATGAGTCCTGATGGTCGCGCTGATGGCCGCGACGGGTCCGGCGGCGGTCGGTCCCGGCTCGGCCGTGCCACCGAGCGGGCGAAGGCAACCGGCGCCCGGGTACGGGGTCGAGGTAGCCGGGCGGGGCGACTGCGCCTGAACCAGCTGGAGGTCGCCCTGGTGATCTCGGTGCAGGCGGGTGTCGCCGCGGCGCTGGCCTGGTGGATCGGGCACGACCTGCTGGGCAACCCGTCGCCGATCTTCGCACCGTCCGCCGCGGTGGGTACGATCGTCGCCGCGCTCGGCCAGCGTGCCCACCGCACCGTGGAACTGATGCTCGGCGTGGGGCTCGGCATCGCCACCACCGATCTCCTGATCTCCCTTCTGGGCACCGGGTTCTGGCAGACCGGGTTCGTCGTCGCGTGCGCCATCTGTGCCACGCTCCTGCTGTTCGGGCGCGGCGGGGCCGCCGTCGGCCAGGCCGGCGGCACGGCGGTGCTCCTCGCGACCCTGGCGCCGGGCCAGGAGGACCTCGAATGGCCCCGGATCGTGGAGGCGCTGGTCGGCGGTGTGGTGGGCATCGTGGTGGTCGCGCTGCTGGTGCCGCTGAACCCGATGCGGATCCTCGACCGCGACGCGGCTCCGGTCTACCAGTGCCTCGCCGCCCAACTGCGGGAGGTCTCCGCGGCGCTGACCGACCATGACCAGCAGCGGGCGGTGCGGGCGCTGGAGGCGCTGCGCGGCATGGGGCCCGACCTCAGCCGGATGCACGAGGCGCTCAGCGGTGCCGAGGAGGTGGTCCGGCTGGCACCGGCCCGTTGGCTGCGTCGTCAGGACGTGGAACGCTTCGCCCGCGCGAGTATGCACCTGGAACGGGTCATCGAACACAGCCGGGGGGTGGCCCGCCGGTCGGCGATGGCCCTGGAGTACGGCGAGCCGATCCCGCCCGAGCTGTCCGCCGGCGTCGGACGTCTCGCCGACGCGGTCGATCTGCTGCGTCGTGAGCATCGCGCCGGGCGGGCGACCGAGCGGACCCGCCAGGCGGCGGGCGACGCCGTCTACCAGGCGGGCCGAGCCCGAGCCCAGGGGGTCGACGAGTTCGGTGGCGCGGTGGTGACCCAGCTCCACACCGCGGTGAGCGACCTGCTCCGCGCTACCGGCTACGACCCGACCGCCGCGAACCACGAGGTACGCGACCAGATGCGACGCGGTGAGGAGCCGAGTTGACAGACAGTCAGGCGGTGACCGCGGCCGGTTCGGCGATGCAGGCGGTGCCGACGCGCCGGAAGCCGACCCGCAGGTAGACCCGGGCGATCTCCTCGCTGCCGGCGGAGAGGAAGATCAGGTCGGTGCCGGCGGCCAACAGGGCCCGGGCCAGGGCTGCGGTGATCGCCGCGCCGAGCCCCCGGCGGCGGGCGGTGGGCAGGGTGGCCACCCCGGCGATCTCGGCGACCTCGCCGACCCGCATGGCGATCCCGCTGGCCAGCGGGCCCTCGGTCGGGGTGCCGGCCAGCGCCGAGAGGCGGCTGCCGTCGGCGATGCGGGCGCGTTCCTCGTCGAGCGCCGCCACCTCCAGCCCGATCAGGGCGGCGTCGCGTTCGGCCGGTCCGGCCGCGCCCCGGCCCGTGCCGGGTGCGGCGAACCCGACCGCCGCGACCGCGCGCCGGGCGGCCACGTCGGCGGCGAGGTCCGGCGCGGACGCCGGGAGCAACCGCACCGGTACGTCGGAGAAGGTCGCCGGATCTGCCACGGCGGCCGGGTCGAGCACCATCAGCGGCGCCTCCAGCACCGCCAGCCCCACCGAGCGGGCCACCGCGAGCAGATCCGGGTTGACCTCGTGCACCCATTCCAGGGCCTCGGGCAGACCCAGCTGGCGTTGCCGGGCCCGCACCGCGGTCAGGTCGGCCAGCGACGGCGGGCGGTCGGCGCCCCGCCGGGGCCGGGCGTAGAACGGCCACCCGGGGCCTTCGCGGACGAACAGGACGCAGGCGCCGTGATCCTCCGCACGGGCCGCATCCCGGGGCACCGCGTCATAGAAGCGGTCCAACCGGTCGAGCAGGCCGGCGTGCCGAGTATCCACCGGGCGAGACTACACTTCCCAGACTCTGGACAGTGTGATCAATCTGCACTGGCCTTGCGGGCCGAGCCCTAACGTAGACTCAATAGTCCGATACAGGGCCGACGTCGTCCCGACCATGATCAATCCTGAGTGACGACAGGAGGCCCGGTGGCCCTCGCGTACCCACACCGCCCCCAGCCGGCGCCGCTACACGGCCAGGCAGCGTCCCCTGCCGGCCTCTATGACGCCTCCCGCGAGCACGACGCCTGCGGGGTGGCCTTCGTGGCGGACCTGCACGGACGGCGTTCCCACACGGTGGTCGCCAACGGCCTCGACGCGTTGTGCCGGCTGGACCACCGGGGTGCCCGAGGCGCGGAACCGAACACCGGCGACGGCGCCGGCATCATGATCCAGGTGCCGGACGCGTTCCTGCGCGCGGTGGTCGATTTCCCCCTGCCCCCGGCCGGCGAGTACGCCACCGGTCTGGTCTTCCTGCCCGACGACGACGCCGACGAGGCGCGCGCCCGGCAGGTGGTCGAGAAGTACGCCCTGGTCGAGGGCGCCGACCTGCTCGGTTGGCGGGACGTCCCGGTGGACCACTCGGACCTCGGCGAGACGGCCCTGGCGGCGATGCCCCGGGTCCGGCAGCTCTTCCTCGCCGCGAAGCGGCTCACCGGCACCGCCGCCGGCCCGGCCGGCTCCGCGCTGGGCGGCATCGAGCTGGAACGGGTCGCGTTCTGCGTCCGCAAGCAGGCCGAGCGCGAGTCCGCCGAGCGCGGCGTGCCGGCGTACTTCCCGTCGCTGTCCGGCCGGACGATGGTCTACAAGGGCATGCTCACCCCGGACCAACTGCCCGCCTTCTACCCGGACCTCACCGACGAGCGGGTGGACAGCGCCATCGCGCTGGTGCACTCCCGGTTCTCCACCAACACCTTCCCGTCCTGGCCGCTGGCGCACCCGTACCGCTTCATCGCCCACAACGGCGAGATCAACACCATCCGCGGCAACCGCAACTGGATGCAGGCGCGCGAGGCGCTGCTGCGCACTCCGGATCTCCCGGGCAACATCCGGCGGGTCTTCCCGGTCTGCACCCCGGCGGCCTCCGACTCGGCCAACTTCGACGAGGTCCTCGAACTGCTGCACCTGGCCGGGCGCAGCCTGCCGCACGCGGTGCTGATGATGATCCCCGAGGCGTGGGAGAACGACCCGGACATGCGGGCCGACAAGCGCGCCTTCTACCGGTTCCACGCCAGCCTGATGGAGCCGTGGGACGGCCCCGCCTCGGTCGCCTTCACCGACGGCGAGATCGTCGGCGCGGTGCTCGACCGCAACGGCCTGCGCCCGGGCCGCTGGTGGCAGACCGCCGACGGCCTCGTGGTGCTGGGCAGCGAGGCGGGCGTGCTCGACCTCGACCCGGCCGCCGTGGTCGCCAAGGGCCGGCTCCAGCCGGGGAAGATGTTCCTGGTCGACACCACCGCCGGCCGGATCGTGCACGACGACGAGATCAAGACCGAGCTGGCCGCCGCCGAGCCGTACGCCGACTGGCTGCACGCCGGGCTGATCGAGCTGGACGACCTGCCGGCCCGCGAGCACATCGTCTTCACCCACGACTCGGTCCGCCGCCGCCAACAGACCTTCGGCTACACCGAGGAGGAGCTGAAGATCCTGCTCGCGCCGATGGCGCGTACCGGCGCGGAGCCGATCGGCTCGATGGGCACCGACACCCCGATCTCGCCGCTGTCCACCCGGCCGCGGCTGCTCTACGACTACTTCCACCAGCTGTTCGCCCAGGTCACCAATCCGCCGCTGGACGCCATCCGGGAGGAGCTGGTGACCAGCCTGGCCTCGACCATCGGCCCGGAGGGCAACCTGCTCGACCCCGGCCCGGCGAGCTGTCGGCAGATCGTGCTGCCCTACCCGGTGATCGACAACGACGAGCTGGCCAAGATCCTCTCGATCGACGAGGACGGTGACCTGCCCGGCTTCAAGGCGGTGCGGGTCTCCGGGCTCTACCGCATCCGCGACGGCGGCGCCGGCATCAAGGCCCGGCTGACCGAGATCTGCCGGCACGTCTCCGAGGCGATCGAGGACGGCGTACGGATCCTGGTCCTCTCCGACCGCGACTCCAACGCCGACCTCGCCCCGATCCCGTCGCTGCTGCTCACCGCGGCGGTGCACCAGCACCTGGTCCGCGAGCAGACCCGGACCCAGGTCGCGCTGATCGTCGAGTCCGGCGACTGCCGCGAGGTGCACCACGCCGCCGTGCTGATCGGCTACGGCGCCGCCGCGGTCAACCCGTACCTCGCCTTCGAGTCGGTCGAGGACATGATCTCCACCGGGCTGCTGGCCGGCGTCGAGCCGCGCGCCGCGGTCCGCAACTACGTCAAGGCGCTCGGCAAGGGCGTCCTGAAGATCATGTCGAAGATGGGCATCTCGACCGTGTCGTCGTACTGCGGTGCGCAGGTCTTCGAGGCGGTCGGGCTGCACACCCGCCTGGTGGAGCGCTACTTCCGGGGCACACCCAGCACCATCAGCGGGGTCGGGCTCGACGGCATCCACGCCGAGGTGGCCGCCCGGCACGCCCTGGCCTGGCCGGCGCCCGGTGCCGCGGCCGCCGACCGGCTGCCCGTCGGCGGCGAGTACCAGTGGCGCCGCGAGGGCGAGTTGCACCTGTTCAACCCGGAGACGGTCTTTCTCCTCCAGCACGCCACCCGCAGCCGGCAGTACGACGTCTTCCGCGACTACACCGCGAAGGTCGACGAACTGGCCGCGCGGGCGGGCTCACTGCGCGGGCTGTTCCGGCTGCGCAGCGGCGTGCTGCCGCCGGTGCCGATCGACGAGGTCGAGCCGGCCAGCGAGATCGTCAAGCGGTTCGCCACCGGCGCGATGTCGTACGGGTCGATCTCGGCCGAGTCGCACGAGACGCTCGCCATCGCGATGAACCGGCTCGGCGGCAAGTCCAACACCGGTGAGGGCGGCGAGGACGTCGCGCGCCTGCACGACCCGGCCCGCCGTTCCGCGGTCAAGCAGATCGCCAGCGGCCGGTTCGGCGTCACCAGCGAATACCTGGTCAACGCCGACGACCTCCAGATCAAGATGGCCCAGGGGGCCAAGCCGGGCGAGGGTGGGCAGCTGCCCGGCAACAAGGTGTGGCCGTGGATCGCCCGGACCCGCCACGCCACCCCCGGCGTCGGCCTGATCTCGCCGCCGCCGCACCACGACATCTACTCCATCGAGGACCTCGCCCAGTTGGTGCACGACCTGAAGTGCGTCAACCCGGCCGCCCGGGTGCACGTCAAGCTGGTCAGCGAGGTCGGCGTCGGCACGGTCGCCGCCGGGGTGGCCAAGCTCAAGGCCGACGTCATCCTGATCTCGGGTCACGACGGCGGCACCGGCGCCTCCCCGCTGAACTCGCTCAAGCACGCCGGCACCCCGTGGGAGCTGGGCCTGGCCGAGGCGCAGCAGACGCTGCTGCTGAACAAGCTGCGCGACCGGGTCACCGTGCAGGTCGACGGCCAGCTCAAGACCGGCCGGGACGTGATCGTCGCGGCCCTGCTCGGCGCCGAGGAGTTCGGCTTCGCGACCGCCCCGCTGATCGTGTCGGGCTGCATCATGATGCGCGTCTGCCACCTGGACACCTGCCCGGTGGGCATCGCCACCCAGAACCCGGTGCTGCGCGAGCGCTACACCGGCAAGCCGGAGTTCGTGGAGAACTTCTTCCTCTTCCTCGCCGAGGAGATCCGCGGCTACCTGGCCGAGCTGGGCCTGCGCAGCATCGACGAGGCGATCGGGCGTACCGAGCTGCTCGACGTCGCACCGGCGGTCGCGCACTGGAAGGCCGGCGGGCTCGACCTCGGCCGGGTGCTGCACCTGCCGGAGCTGCCCGCCGGGGCGGCCCGCCGGGGCGTACGCCCCCAGGACCACGGCCTGGAGCTGGCGCTGGACAACGAACTCATCGCCCTGGCCGAGCCGGTGCTGCGCGACGTGGCACTCCGGGCGGCCGACGCCGAGACGCGGGTGGCTCCGGTGCGCGCCGAGGTGGCCATCCGCAACGAGCACCGCAGCGTCGGCGCGATGCTCGGCGGCGAGGTGACCCGCCGGTACGGCGGCGCCGGGCTGCCCGCCGACACCATCGAGTTCACCCTGCGCGGCACCGCCGGGCAGTCCTTCGGCGCGTTCCTGCCGCGCGGGGTCACCCTGCGCCTCTACGGCGACGCCAACGACTACGTCGGCAAGGGGTTGTCCGGTGGCCGGCTCGTCGTCCGGCCGGCCGCGTCGGCGCCGTTCGTCGGCGCCGACGCCGAGTCGGGCCACCGGGCGGAGGACCAGATCATCGCCGGCAACACCATCCTCTACGGCGCCACGGAGGGCGAGGTCTTCCTGCGCGGCCGGGTGGGGGAGCGGTTCGCGGTGCGCAACTCCGGCGCGGTGGCGGTGGTCGAGGGGGTCGGCGACCACGGATGCGAGTACATGACCGGCGGCACGGTGGTGGTGCTGGGCGCGACCGGGCGCAACTTCGCCGCCGGCATGTCCGGCGGCACCGCGTTCGTCTGGAACCTCGACCGTCGCCGGGTCAACACCGAGCTGGTCGACCTCGCCCCACCCGGGGAGCAGGAGCGGGCGCTGCTGCACGAGCTGGTGCAGCGGCACTTTGCCGAGACCGACTCGGCCATCGCCGAGCAACTGCTCAAGCGCTGGCCGGAGGCGGTGGAGGAGTTCACCGCCGTGGTGCCCCGCGACTACCGCCGGGTCATGGAGATCATGAGGGCCGCCGAAGCCGCCGGCCAGGACGTCGACGACGCGGTGATGAGCGCACTGGCGGCACCGGCCCCGCGGCCGGCTCCCGCCGACGCGTCCGCGCCGGTCCCGCCCGCCCCGCGGGCGGTCGCCCAGGAGGTGGCTCGTGCCTGACCCCAACGGTTTCCTGCGTTACCCGCGCCGGATGCCGGCCCGCCGGCCGGTGCCGGTGCGGATCAGCGACTGGCGCGAGGTCTACCCGCCGGCCGGTGCGGAGCTGATCCGCGAGCAGGCCACCCGGTGCATGGACTGCGGCATCCCGTTCTGCCACAGCGACACGGCCGGCTGCCCACTGGCGAACCGGATCCCGGACTGGAACGACCTGGTCCGCACCGGCAACTGGGGCGCGGCCGTGGAGTCGTTGCACGCCACCAACAACTTCCCCGAGTTCACCGGCCGGCTCTGCCCGGCGCCCTGCGAGGCCGCCTGTGTGCTCGGCATCGGCGGGGGCGAGCCGGTCACCATCAAGCAGGTCGAGGTGGAGATCGCCAACGCGGCGGCGGCCCGGGGGCTGACCCCGCGTCCCGCGCCGGTGCCGTCGGGCCGGTCGGTCGCCGTGGTCGGCTCCGGGCCGGCCGGGCTCGCCGCCGCGCAGCAGCTGGCCCGCGCCGGTCACGCCGTCACCGTGTACGAACGCGACGACGCCATCGGCGGCCTGCTGCGCTACGGCATCCCCGACTTCAAGCTGGAGAAGCGGCACATCGACGCCCGGCTGGCCCAGCTCGACGCCGAGGGGGTCGTGTTCCGCACCGGGGTGAACGTGGGCGTCGACGTCACCGCCGAACAGCTGCGCGACCGGCACGACGCGGTGCTGCTGGCCTGCGGCGCGTTGCAGGGCCGGGACACCGACACCCCGGGCCGGCAGCTGCGCGGCGTACACCAGGCGATGGCGCACCTGGTGGCCGCCAACCGGGTGGTCGCGGCGGCCGGCGAGGGCCGACCCGCGCTGGCCACCCTGCCGGACGGTACGCCGATCGACGCGGCCGGCAGGCACGTGGTCATCATCGGCGGCGGCGACACCGCGGCGGACTGCCTCGGGGTGGCGCATCGGCAGGGCGCGGCCGGCGTACACCAGCTGGACCTCTACCCGCATCCGCCGCGGGCCCGCGACGAGGCCCGCGACCCGTGGCCGACCTGGCCGTGGATCCTGCGGGAGTACCCGGCCCACGAGGAGGGCGGCGAGCGGGTCTTCGCCGTGGCGGTGCAGGAGTTCGTCGACGACGGCACCGGCGCCGTCCGGGCCGTGCGGATCGCCGAGGTGACCGTCGAGAAGCACGACGGCCGGCGGATCGTCACCACGGTGCCGGGCACCGAGCGGGAGCTGCCCGCCGACCTGGTGCTGCTGGCGATCGGCTTCGAGGGCACCGAGGAGCAGCCGCTGCTGGCGCAGTTCGGGGTGACCCGCAACGCGCGGGGCGCGGTCGACTCCCGGGAGGACTGGCAGACCGGGGCCGACGGGGTGTTCGTGGCCGGCGACATGCACCGGGGCGCCTCGCTGATCGTCTGGGCGATCGCCGAGGGCCGGGCCGCCGCCGCCGCGATCCACGGCTACCTCGACGGCACCGGCACCCTCCCGGCCCCCGTGCACCCCGCCGCCCAACCCCTCGCCGCCCGCTGACGGAGGTGCGGCGGGGCCGACACCGCACCGGTCCTCGCGCTGGTTGCCCACCCTGGTCACACTGAGTGGATCGACGGGTACGTCCCGTCATCGTCCCCGGGGGTGGTCATGCGCGAGGCGACCGGTCAGTCATCGGTCCAGGCCGTCCGGGAGCGGCTGCCCGCCGGGGGAGTCGAGTTCCTCGGCCTGCTCGCCCGGCTGCTGCGGCGGCCGC
This is a stretch of genomic DNA from Micromonospora sp. WMMD1082. It encodes these proteins:
- a CDS encoding GNAT family N-acetyltransferase, with product MDTRHAGLLDRLDRFYDAVPRDAARAEDHGACVLFVREGPGWPFYARPRRGADRPPSLADLTAVRARQRQLGLPEALEWVHEVNPDLLAVARSVGLAVLEAPLMVLDPAAVADPATFSDVPVRLLPASAPDLAADVAARRAVAAVGFAAPGTGRGAAGPAERDAALIGLEVAALDEERARIADGSRLSALAGTPTEGPLASGIAMRVGEVAEIAGVATLPTARRRGLGAAITAALARALLAAGTDLIFLSAGSEEIARVYLRVGFRRVGTACIAEPAAVTA
- the lgt gene encoding prolipoprotein diacylglyceryl transferase — protein: MSLASPMPLAAIPSPSTAVWQLGPIPIRAYALCIIAGIVVACWVTERRMRNRGVAPGAVLDIALWAVPAGIIGARIYHVITSPAAYFGTGGDPIKIFYIHEGGLGVWGAIAGGAVGAWIAARQLGIPLSVVADALAPGLPLAQAIGRLGNWFNNELYGGLTDLPWGLEIHRMDGGQALRDEAGQPILEQGLYHPTFAYEALWCVGVAALVYVVDRRLRLGRGRAFALYVMGYTAGRFWIEMMRTDDANTILGVRLNVWTAALVFLGGLIYFLRVRGPREYLIPIGLPAAAATAPPAASDVSQVDLSAQQASTEPAAPEGYRVVSEEQFRHWRETGEAPPEAADGDAAEPAARPRSADRDT
- the gltB gene encoding glutamate synthase large subunit — its product is MALAYPHRPQPAPLHGQAASPAGLYDASREHDACGVAFVADLHGRRSHTVVANGLDALCRLDHRGARGAEPNTGDGAGIMIQVPDAFLRAVVDFPLPPAGEYATGLVFLPDDDADEARARQVVEKYALVEGADLLGWRDVPVDHSDLGETALAAMPRVRQLFLAAKRLTGTAAGPAGSALGGIELERVAFCVRKQAERESAERGVPAYFPSLSGRTMVYKGMLTPDQLPAFYPDLTDERVDSAIALVHSRFSTNTFPSWPLAHPYRFIAHNGEINTIRGNRNWMQAREALLRTPDLPGNIRRVFPVCTPAASDSANFDEVLELLHLAGRSLPHAVLMMIPEAWENDPDMRADKRAFYRFHASLMEPWDGPASVAFTDGEIVGAVLDRNGLRPGRWWQTADGLVVLGSEAGVLDLDPAAVVAKGRLQPGKMFLVDTTAGRIVHDDEIKTELAAAEPYADWLHAGLIELDDLPAREHIVFTHDSVRRRQQTFGYTEEELKILLAPMARTGAEPIGSMGTDTPISPLSTRPRLLYDYFHQLFAQVTNPPLDAIREELVTSLASTIGPEGNLLDPGPASCRQIVLPYPVIDNDELAKILSIDEDGDLPGFKAVRVSGLYRIRDGGAGIKARLTEICRHVSEAIEDGVRILVLSDRDSNADLAPIPSLLLTAAVHQHLVREQTRTQVALIVESGDCREVHHAAVLIGYGAAAVNPYLAFESVEDMISTGLLAGVEPRAAVRNYVKALGKGVLKIMSKMGISTVSSYCGAQVFEAVGLHTRLVERYFRGTPSTISGVGLDGIHAEVAARHALAWPAPGAAAADRLPVGGEYQWRREGELHLFNPETVFLLQHATRSRQYDVFRDYTAKVDELAARAGSLRGLFRLRSGVLPPVPIDEVEPASEIVKRFATGAMSYGSISAESHETLAIAMNRLGGKSNTGEGGEDVARLHDPARRSAVKQIASGRFGVTSEYLVNADDLQIKMAQGAKPGEGGQLPGNKVWPWIARTRHATPGVGLISPPPHHDIYSIEDLAQLVHDLKCVNPAARVHVKLVSEVGVGTVAAGVAKLKADVILISGHDGGTGASPLNSLKHAGTPWELGLAEAQQTLLLNKLRDRVTVQVDGQLKTGRDVIVAALLGAEEFGFATAPLIVSGCIMMRVCHLDTCPVGIATQNPVLRERYTGKPEFVENFFLFLAEEIRGYLAELGLRSIDEAIGRTELLDVAPAVAHWKAGGLDLGRVLHLPELPAGAARRGVRPQDHGLELALDNELIALAEPVLRDVALRAADAETRVAPVRAEVAIRNEHRSVGAMLGGEVTRRYGGAGLPADTIEFTLRGTAGQSFGAFLPRGVTLRLYGDANDYVGKGLSGGRLVVRPAASAPFVGADAESGHRAEDQIIAGNTILYGATEGEVFLRGRVGERFAVRNSGAVAVVEGVGDHGCEYMTGGTVVVLGATGRNFAAGMSGGTAFVWNLDRRRVNTELVDLAPPGEQERALLHELVQRHFAETDSAIAEQLLKRWPEAVEEFTAVVPRDYRRVMEIMRAAEAAGQDVDDAVMSALAAPAPRPAPADASAPVPPAPRAVAQEVARA
- a CDS encoding glutamate synthase subunit beta, with product MPDPNGFLRYPRRMPARRPVPVRISDWREVYPPAGAELIREQATRCMDCGIPFCHSDTAGCPLANRIPDWNDLVRTGNWGAAVESLHATNNFPEFTGRLCPAPCEAACVLGIGGGEPVTIKQVEVEIANAAAARGLTPRPAPVPSGRSVAVVGSGPAGLAAAQQLARAGHAVTVYERDDAIGGLLRYGIPDFKLEKRHIDARLAQLDAEGVVFRTGVNVGVDVTAEQLRDRHDAVLLACGALQGRDTDTPGRQLRGVHQAMAHLVAANRVVAAAGEGRPALATLPDGTPIDAAGRHVVIIGGGDTAADCLGVAHRQGAAGVHQLDLYPHPPRARDEARDPWPTWPWILREYPAHEEGGERVFAVAVQEFVDDGTGAVRAVRIAEVTVEKHDGRRIVTTVPGTERELPADLVLLAIGFEGTEEQPLLAQFGVTRNARGAVDSREDWQTGADGVFVAGDMHRGASLIVWAIAEGRAAAAAIHGYLDGTGTLPAPVHPAAQPLAAR
- a CDS encoding FUSC family protein encodes the protein MSPDGRADGRDGSGGGRSRLGRATERAKATGARVRGRGSRAGRLRLNQLEVALVISVQAGVAAALAWWIGHDLLGNPSPIFAPSAAVGTIVAALGQRAHRTVELMLGVGLGIATTDLLISLLGTGFWQTGFVVACAICATLLLFGRGGAAVGQAGGTAVLLATLAPGQEDLEWPRIVEALVGGVVGIVVVALLVPLNPMRILDRDAAPVYQCLAAQLREVSAALTDHDQQRAVRALEALRGMGPDLSRMHEALSGAEEVVRLAPARWLRRQDVERFARASMHLERVIEHSRGVARRSAMALEYGEPIPPELSAGVGRLADAVDLLRREHRAGRATERTRQAAGDAVYQAGRARAQGVDEFGGAVVTQLHTAVSDLLRATGYDPTAANHEVRDQMRRGEEPS
- a CDS encoding NAD(P)/FAD-dependent oxidoreductase → MRTAVVVGGGLGGLAVSGALARSGWQVTLLERADRIRPEPTAVVLWPNGVRALRTLGLGAGLDAIATPLPDGGVRRPDGHWLVQPRQTPTERLPVVVHREDLHDALIAGLGERVELRTGVTVRTVRAAAGERPAVGDGRHTYEADLVVAADGTESVIRRQLAPEAGVVSSGSAAWRAVIPWYRAPSLPDSVGGEILGAGYRFVAASLGDRGSSGASSRGGIYWTATAAGAPRPEPPETQLALLRRWYAGWPAPVDELLAATDPADLVQREIRELRPLPRAYGFPAGPGGVVLLGDAAHAMPPHLGQGACLAFEDAATLAGLLRASTLPDAVVAYDRARRPRVAAVVRQTRRMSAVLQTRGRLGLRARDAVLGTVTPRLLGSAAAIAAQWRPPT